The following are encoded together in the Oreochromis aureus strain Israel breed Guangdong linkage group 18, ZZ_aureus, whole genome shotgun sequence genome:
- the ifi30 gene encoding gamma-interferon-inducible lysosomal thiol reductase — MKALLLLFLAFGYVGSSVYSSCSQSPLNWCSSVGSAVECGVLKSCLHSNYTKSRQTDDPIVVGLYYESLCPGCRQFLVTMLFPTVILLRDIMNVQLVPFGNAQEVKKDEKYVFTCQHGEKECLGNMIETCLMNMSMMAFPIIFCMESSSDVINSAKACTGVYDPSLSWDKVMSCVNGPQGNQLMHENALETAALKPPHEYVPWITINGEHTEDLQEKAMNSLLTLVCSMYKGTKPAACGGSQMHYKTYCQNV; from the exons ATGAAGGCActactgctgctgtttttggctTTTGGGTACGTCGGCTCCTCCGTGTACTCCTCATGCTCCCAGTCGCCATTAAACTGGTGTTCATCTGTTGGCTCGGCTGTTGAGTGTGGG GTTTTGAAGTCGTGCCTTCATTCCAACTACACCAAGTCCCGACAGACAGACGATCCCATTGTGGTGGGGCTTTACTACGAGAGTCTGTGTCCTGGGTGCAGACAGTTTCTTGTTACGATGCTCTTCCCCACAGTGATCCTCCTGAGGGACATCATGAATGTTCAACTGGTGCCTTTCGGCAATGCCCAG GAGGTCAAAAAGGATGAAAAGTACGTCTTTACTTGCCAGCATGGAGAAAAGGAGTGTCTGGGCAACATGATTGAG actTGTTTGATGAACATGTCCATGATGGCTTTTCCAATCATCTTCTGTATGGAGTCCTCCTCTGATGTCATCAATTCAGCCAAAGCT TGTACTGGAGTCTATGACCCCAGTTTGAGCTGGGACAAAGTCATGAGCTGCGTCAATGGTCCTCAAGGAAACCAACTGATGCATGAAAATGCCTTGGAGACGGCTGCCCTGAAACCTCCGCACGAGTACGTGCCCTGGATCACCATTAATGGG GAGCATACAGAGGACCTGCAGGAAAAAGCCATGAATTCTCTCCTCACTCTCGTCTGCAGCATGTACAAG gGCACTAAGCCTGCGGCCTGTGGGGGGAGCCAGATGCACTACAAAACTTACTGCCAGAATGTGTGA